In a single window of the Raphanus sativus cultivar WK10039 chromosome 9, ASM80110v3, whole genome shotgun sequence genome:
- the LOC108812692 gene encoding uncharacterized protein At4g06744, with protein MKNPFLLAMFLFSVIGLQETRSREEERLTFLDKRLEVVYPVIQGFKSLITLDPFKVTQTWIGSDICSYRGFHCDNPPDNKTAVTVASIDFNGFQLFAPSIEGFIDQLPDLALFHVNSNNFGGTIPSKIVNLKYLYELDISNNKFTGQFPTAVVGMRGLTFLDIRFNSFSGSIPPQIFGQNLDVLFINDNTFTASLPEIPGDSHLLFLTLAENKFTGPLPRSILRSMTMLTEVLFLNNDFTGCIPYEIGLLKGASVIDIGGNKLTGPLPLSLTCLENVEQLNFAGNLLFGAIPEAVCMLLRDNLVNLSLSDNYFTHVGPWCKILVERGVLNVRNNCIPFFPGQRSLEECAEFFVKPKYYCPHAWFHSFLPCGYSHISSSSSSAFKPMVAPSP; from the coding sequence ATGAAGAATCCATTTCTTTTGGCTATGTTCCTATTTAGCGTCATTGGTTTACAAGAGACAAGAAGCagggaagaagagagactcACTTTTCTTGACAAAAGGCTTGAAGTGGTGTACCCAGTGATCCAGGGATTCAAGTCACTCATAACTCTCGACCCGTTTAAGGTAACACAGACATGGATAGGTTCAGACATTTGCAGTTACAGAGGCTTCCACTGTGACAATCCTCCGGACAACAAAACAGCAGTCACTGTCGCTTCCATCGATTTCAATGGTTTCCAGCTATTTGCTCCCTCCATTGAAGGATTCATCGATCAACTCCCAGATTTAGCTCTGTTTCATGTAAATTCAAACAACTTTGGTGGTACCATCCCTTCAAAGATCGTTAATCTCAAGTATCTCTATGAACTCGACATCAGCAACAATAAATTCACCGGTCAGTTTCCGACCGCGGTAGTTGGCATGCGCGGTTTGACATTTCTTGACATCCGTTTCAACTCTTTCTCCGGTTCAATCCCACCACAAATCTTTGGTCAGAACCTCGACGTTCTCTTCATTAATGACAACACCTTTACTGCGAGCCTCCCCGAGATACCTGGCGATAGTCACCTCCTTTTTTTAACTTTAGCAGAAAATAAGTTCACCGGTCCACTCCCGAGAAGCATCCTAAGATCTATGACAATGTTAACAGAGGTGCTCTTCTTGAATAACGACTTTACGGGTTGTATCCCTTACGAAATCGGATTACTCAAGGGAGCATCAGTTATTGATATTGGTGGAAACAAGCTCACGGGTCCTTTACCCCTTTCACTTACGTGTCTAGAGAATGTGGAGCAGCTCAACTTTGCTGGGAATCTCTTGTTTGGGGCAATCCCAGAGGCAGTGTGCATGCTCCTCCGGGATAATCTTGTCAACTTATCTTTGTCTGATAACTATTTCACACACGTGGGGCCTTGGTGTAAGATTTTGGTTGAAAGAGGTGTTCTTAACGTTAGGAATAACTGTATTCCTTTCTTCCCAGGACAAAGATCTCTTGAAGAATGTGCGGAGTTCTTTGTCAAACCTAAGTACTACTGTCCTCACGCATGGTTTCATAGTTTTCTTCCTTGTGGGTATTCTCAcatatcttcttcctcctctagTGCTTTTAAGCCCATGGTGGCCCCCTCACCTTGA